One window of Alphaproteobacteria bacterium genomic DNA carries:
- a CDS encoding aminodeoxychorismate/anthranilate synthase component II: protein MYLLIDNYDSFTYNLWHFLGELGTVFEVRRNDALSVAEAMAMQPEGIVLSPGPCDPDRAGICLDLVRAAAGKIPLLGVCLGHQAIGQAMGGRIVRAPACMHGKKSEIRHQGTDVFKGLPSPFTATRYHSLVVERESLPECLEITAEADDGVIMGVAHRELPLYGVQFHPESIASQHGHQLLGNFLDMTRQYRDAA, encoded by the coding sequence ATGTATCTTCTAATCGATAACTACGACAGCTTCACATACAACCTCTGGCATTTTCTGGGCGAACTGGGAACGGTCTTCGAGGTGCGGCGCAACGATGCGCTGTCTGTCGCGGAAGCGATGGCCATGCAGCCCGAAGGGATCGTGCTGTCGCCCGGCCCCTGCGATCCTGATCGTGCCGGAATCTGCCTCGACCTCGTCCGGGCCGCCGCCGGGAAAATTCCGTTGCTGGGCGTCTGCCTTGGCCACCAGGCGATCGGACAGGCGATGGGCGGCCGGATCGTCCGCGCCCCGGCCTGCATGCACGGCAAGAAAAGCGAAATCCGCCATCAGGGCACCGATGTCTTCAAGGGGCTGCCCAGCCCCTTCACGGCAACGCGATACCATTCGCTGGTCGTCGAGCGGGAATCCCTGCCCGAATGCCTGGAAATCACCGCCGAAGCCGATGACGGGGTCATCATGGGGGTCGCGCATCGCGAACTGCCCCTGTACGGCGTCCAGTTCCACCCCGAAAGCATCGCTTCCCAACATGGCCACCAGTTGCTCGGCAATTTCCTGGACATGACGCGACAGTACAGGGACGCGGCATGA
- a CDS encoding enoyl-CoA hydratase-related protein, which translates to MSSNLVTYRSADGIGTITINRPEKLNALTNGIVAELRDIFFRFNESDDRCAIVTGAGNRAFSVGADLTDPPVNPELWECMPGVGVDVDKPLIAAVSGYCVGGAYVLVQFCDIAVADETADFFYPEAQVGFCGGLIAGCASRLPYKIAMEFMLSGKHFSARRAYEVGMVNKVVPKGEHIAGAMEYAEIFRDSAPLVMGALKRFVRNEVIARGPSEQAALARRDLLAISRSEDQKEGGRAFREKRKPVFKGR; encoded by the coding sequence ATGAGCAGCAACCTCGTCACCTATCGGTCCGCCGACGGAATCGGCACGATAACGATCAACCGGCCGGAAAAACTCAATGCCCTGACGAACGGCATCGTCGCGGAACTGCGCGATATCTTCTTCCGCTTCAACGAAAGCGACGACCGCTGCGCCATCGTTACCGGCGCGGGCAACCGCGCTTTCTCCGTCGGCGCCGACCTGACCGATCCACCCGTCAATCCCGAATTGTGGGAGTGCATGCCCGGCGTCGGTGTCGATGTGGACAAACCTCTCATCGCCGCCGTGTCCGGCTACTGCGTCGGCGGCGCCTATGTGCTGGTGCAGTTCTGCGACATCGCCGTCGCCGATGAAACCGCCGATTTCTTCTATCCCGAAGCGCAGGTCGGGTTCTGCGGCGGGCTGATCGCCGGCTGCGCATCGCGCCTGCCCTACAAGATCGCGATGGAATTCATGCTGTCCGGCAAACATTTCAGCGCCCGGCGCGCCTATGAAGTGGGCATGGTCAACAAGGTCGTGCCGAAGGGAGAGCACATCGCCGGCGCGATGGAGTATGCCGAAATCTTCCGGGACAGCGCTCCGCTGGTCATGGGGGCGCTCAAGCGCTTCGTACGCAACGAAGTCATCGCCCGGGGACCGTCCGAGCAGGCCGCACTGGCCCGGCGCGACCTCCTCGCCATTTCCCGCAGCGAGGATCAGAAGGAAGGCGGCAGGGCCTTCAGGGAAAAGCGTAAACCGGTTTTCAAGGGCCGCTGA
- a CDS encoding thiamine pyrophosphate-binding protein yields MALNGSQIIARALKQHGVDNFFYIMGGPMMAAESETMGQGIRGVDVRHEQAAALMAHAYARLRNRPGICMAASGPGVTNLVTGIAHAWADCTPVIALGGSSPYGMSGQGGFQEIDQVTMMSPCTKWSERVYDPARIPEYINKAFQTAMSGKPGPVYLDFPGDVLYRNVEEDTIKWPEPWDPAKRARPQASQADVDSVIAMLQAAERPVIVSGSGIQWSGAEAAMQDFVETVGIPFYTTPQSRGVIPEDHEYCYLTARSAAFREADLIFVLGTRMNYVIGNAAPPRFNADAKIVRVEVDPIELESSPRKLDLGIVGDARAVLEQLTAAAKGKLSPSNYQSWRERLGGSNASKVAEQEKVLSNSAEPIHPLRLCKEIRDFLDRDSILVVDGQEILNFGRQSIPTFAPRHRMNSGCFGTMGVGLPMGLGAKIASPDKQVLVLHGDGSFGMNAMEIDTAARHGIAVTCVISMNGGWTADPEKKKPGRDLGYKRYDQMAEALGAHGEYVESPDDIRGALERAKAANAAGKPALVNVVTDSNAGATTTAFTRYAT; encoded by the coding sequence ATGGCCTTGAACGGATCGCAGATTATCGCCCGCGCATTGAAGCAGCATGGGGTCGATAATTTTTTCTACATCATGGGCGGCCCCATGATGGCGGCGGAAAGCGAAACCATGGGGCAGGGTATCCGTGGCGTCGATGTGCGCCATGAACAGGCGGCTGCCCTGATGGCGCATGCCTATGCCCGGCTGCGCAATCGCCCCGGTATCTGCATGGCGGCTTCGGGCCCGGGCGTCACCAATCTCGTCACGGGCATCGCCCATGCCTGGGCCGACTGCACGCCCGTTATCGCCCTGGGCGGTTCGTCGCCCTATGGCATGTCGGGGCAGGGCGGTTTCCAGGAAATCGATCAGGTCACGATGATGTCGCCCTGCACCAAATGGTCCGAGCGGGTCTACGATCCGGCGCGCATTCCCGAATACATCAACAAGGCGTTCCAGACGGCGATGTCCGGCAAACCGGGCCCGGTCTATCTCGATTTTCCGGGCGATGTGCTGTACCGCAACGTCGAGGAAGACACGATCAAATGGCCGGAACCCTGGGATCCCGCAAAACGGGCGCGGCCGCAGGCCAGCCAGGCGGATGTGGACAGCGTCATTGCGATGCTGCAGGCGGCCGAACGGCCGGTGATCGTTTCGGGCAGCGGCATCCAGTGGTCCGGGGCCGAGGCCGCGATGCAGGATTTTGTCGAAACGGTGGGAATTCCGTTCTACACGACGCCACAAAGTCGCGGCGTTATTCCGGAAGACCATGAATACTGCTACCTGACGGCGCGGTCCGCCGCGTTCCGGGAAGCGGACCTGATCTTCGTGCTGGGAACCCGCATGAATTATGTCATTGGGAACGCCGCGCCGCCGCGCTTTAACGCGGATGCAAAGATCGTGCGGGTCGAGGTCGATCCCATCGAACTGGAAAGCAGCCCGCGCAAGCTCGACCTCGGCATCGTCGGCGACGCCAGGGCCGTGCTGGAACAGCTGACGGCCGCCGCGAAGGGCAAGCTGTCGCCGTCCAATTACCAGAGCTGGCGGGAACGCCTCGGCGGCAGCAATGCCAGCAAGGTGGCGGAGCAGGAGAAGGTCCTGTCCAACAGCGCCGAACCGATCCATCCGCTGCGGCTCTGCAAGGAAATCCGTGACTTCCTCGACCGGGATTCGATCCTGGTTGTCGACGGACAGGAAATCCTGAATTTCGGCCGTCAGTCCATTCCGACCTTTGCGCCGCGGCACCGTATGAATTCCGGCTGTTTCGGGACGATGGGCGTCGGCCTGCCCATGGGGCTGGGCGCGAAAATCGCCTCGCCGGACAAGCAGGTCCTGGTCCTGCATGGCGACGGTTCCTTTGGCATGAACGCCATGGAGATTGACACGGCGGCCCGTCACGGTATCGCCGTTACCTGCGTCATCAGCATGAATGGCGGCTGGACCGCCGACCCGGAGAAAAAGAAGCCGGGCCGGGACCTGGGCTACAAGCGCTATGACCAGATGGCGGAAGCGCTGGGCGCACATGGGGAATACGTCGAATCGCCCGACGATATCCGCGGCGCGCTGGAACGGGCAAAGGCCGCGAACGCCGCCGGGAAGCCGGCACTGGTCAATGTCGTGACCGACAGCAATGCCGGTGCGACAACCACTGCGTTCACCCGCTACGCGACCTGA
- a CDS encoding HAD-IIIA family hydrolase, which produces MTSPDLEPVSTDPGLWRQVLTDSARPDEPLPALFLDRDGVIVEEVNYLHRIDDIEILPEAAKVMGACNQAGIPVVLATNQSGVGRGCYDWAQFAAVQNEICRRLAKAGGRFDMVLACAYHEAGRPPLDVANHDWRKPRPGMLRAAARTLNLDLDRSWIVGDSASDLEAGKAAGLAGGIHVLTGHGSRDRETALALADAGFEVIPKTGIGGAFDILARL; this is translated from the coding sequence GTGACCTCGCCGGATCTGGAACCGGTATCGACTGACCCGGGTCTGTGGCGGCAGGTCCTGACGGATAGCGCGCGACCGGACGAACCGTTACCGGCGCTATTCCTGGACCGGGATGGCGTGATCGTCGAGGAGGTCAATTACCTGCACCGTATCGACGATATCGAAATTCTTCCTGAAGCCGCCAAAGTCATGGGCGCCTGCAACCAGGCGGGCATCCCCGTCGTGCTGGCTACCAACCAGTCCGGCGTCGGGCGCGGTTGTTACGACTGGGCACAATTCGCCGCCGTCCAGAATGAAATTTGCCGCCGTCTGGCCAAAGCCGGTGGGCGGTTCGACATGGTCCTGGCCTGCGCCTATCACGAAGCAGGCCGGCCGCCACTCGATGTCGCGAACCACGACTGGCGCAAACCCCGGCCCGGCATGCTGCGGGCCGCGGCCCGGACACTCAATCTGGACCTCGACCGTTCCTGGATTGTCGGCGATTCGGCAAGTGATCTGGAAGCGGGCAAAGCCGCCGGCCTCGCGGGCGGCATCCATGTCCTGACGGGACACGGAAGCCGCGACCGCGAAACGGCTCTCGCGCTTGCCGATGCCGGTTTCGAGGTCATCCCCAAAACCGGCATCGGCGGCGCATTCGATATTCTGGCGCGACTATAG